A stretch of Myroides oncorhynchi DNA encodes these proteins:
- a CDS encoding VOC family protein, with protein MATTNTYLTFDGNCEEAFNFYKSVFGGEFMYLAKFDSIPDSPEFTVPAEDKNKIMHVSLPIGKSILMGSDNTCSSPAPLVQGNNFSVSISTDSQQEADDLFSKIAVGGTVIMPIADMFWGDYFGMILDKFGIQWMVNFSRDGQY; from the coding sequence ATTGTGAAGAGGCATTTAATTTCTACAAATCTGTATTCGGAGGAGAGTTTATGTACTTGGCTAAATTTGATAGCATACCTGATAGTCCAGAATTCACTGTCCCAGCAGAGGATAAAAACAAAATAATGCACGTCTCTTTACCTATTGGTAAATCTATCCTTATGGGAAGTGATAATACATGTAGTAGTCCAGCTCCATTAGTACAAGGAAACAACTTCTCTGTATCCATATCAACAGATAGTCAACAGGAAGCAGATGATTTATTCTCTAAGATCGCTGTAGGTGGCACTGTTATTATGCCAATCGCAGATATGTTCTGGGGAGATTACTTCGGAATGATACTAGATAAGTTTGGTATTCAATGGATGGTGAACTTCAGTAGAGACGGACAGTACTAA